The proteins below come from a single Garra rufa chromosome 25, GarRuf1.0, whole genome shotgun sequence genomic window:
- the LOC141301171 gene encoding histone H4 — translation MSGRGKGGKGLGKGGAKRHRKVLRDNIQGITKPAIRRLARRGGVKRISGLIYEETRGVLKVFLENVIRDAVTYTEHAKRKTVTAMDVVYALKRQGRTLYGFGG, via the coding sequence ATGTCTGGAAGAGGTAAAGGCGGCAAAGGACTCGGAAAAGGAGGCGCTAAGCGTCATCGTAAAGTTTTACGTGATAACATCCAGGGAATCACCAAACCCGCTATCCGTCGTCTCGCTCGCCGTGGCGGTGTCAAGCGTATCTCCGGTCTGATCTACGAGGAAACACGCGGTGTGCTGAAGGTGTTCCTGGAGAACGTGATCCGCGATGCCGTTACCTACACTGAGCACGCCAAGAGAAAGACCGTTACCGCCATGGATGTCGTGTATGCGCTGAAACGACAGGGACGCACTCTGTACGGCTTTGGAGGTTAA